The genomic interval CTGGATATATTACTAGAACTAAATTATAATAACTatacaaaaaatgttatgttcgctgccatccctcccagtcagATTTCAATagatgtctatcgctgtcaatggcaaccaatgagtgcCCTGTAACAGGTTTAACAATGTTAATGTTAACACACAATGATGTGTGGCAATTTCCCAGGTCAAACTAGTTAAGCGGGGGTTCGTTTTTGTTTTATCTGAGAAAATGGGTTATCTTTAATGTTACTTGTGTATATTCATATAGGATGACTTGCTGGCCCTAAGGAGAGTGGTCAAGTCTTTCCTTGCCGTTTGCCAGCAGTGCCTGTCCAACGTCAACACGCCCGTCAAAGAGCAGGTAGAATTTTAaaacagggattttttttatgtcagcGTCTCTGAAACCCTTACACGGTCTATTCCCGCTTAGGCCTTTATGCTCCTCTGCGACCTGCTCATGATCTTCAGCCACCAGCTGACGTCAGGTGGCCGGGAAGGCCTCCAACCACTTGTTTTTAACCCTGACGGGACGCTGCAGAACGAGCTGCTCAACTTTGTCTTGGACCACGTCTTCATCGACCAGGATGACGAGAACCAGAGCATGGGTGAGGGGGGGAGGAGGTTGAAACACAaacacagcaacaacaaaaaatccacaaaagCTATCCTCATTATGAATTTGATTGACTCTCAGAAGGTGATGAGGAAGATGAGGCCAACAAGATTGAGGCCCTGCACAAAAGGAGGAACCTGCTAGCAGCTTTCTGCAAACTCATCATTTACGATATCGTCGACATGCCAGCGGCTGCCGACATCTTTAAACATTACATGAAGGtaaatttaactcattggtagacattgacggtgctagatgtccaatctatttttattGGGAGATGCTGGCTGCAAATGATTGCTGAAAATAACCACTCACAGCCACTTCtcacattttaaattaatgggTAATTGGATGTAAACGTACTATTTTTTGGAGTTTCCTTCATTTTACTGTTGTAAGTGGTATATGCCAAAATAACTATGCTGTCAATGTATTATACTTTCTGagtcttttgtttatttttttcagtattatAACGACTACGGCGACATCATCAAGGAGACCTTGAGTAAAACGAGACAGACTGACAAGATCCTATGTGCCAAGACACTCATCCTCAGTCTGCAGCAGGTCCGATATTCTGTACAGcggccatttttaaaaacatcaatACGTTTAAACCGTTTCATTGTATGTTTTTGTAGCTCTTCAATGAGTTACTACAGGACCAAGGCCCCAACTTAGACCGCACGTCTTCGCATGTGAGCGGAATCAAGGAGCTGGCCCGCCGTTTTGCTCTCACCTTCGGCCTGGATCAGATTAAAACCAGAGAGGCGGTAGCCACACTGCACAAGTAAGATTGCTGGATCAAGAATATATTATTGTTATCGTCATTATTACCCAACAACACTGATTCTGTCTTTCTGGCTTAACAGAGATGGAATTGAGTTTGCCTTCAAGTACCAGAATCCTCGAGGACCTGAGTTTCCTCCCATCAACTTGGCCTTCCTGGAGGTCTTGAGCGAGTTTTCCTCCAAGCTGATTCGCCAAGATAAAAAGACAGTGTAAGTAAGCAGCCGACCTTTGGGAACAAACCTTCACTTCGTAGATACTGAACCGCCACTCGTCTCGCCAGTCACTCGTACCTGGAAAAGTTCATGTCCGAGTCCATGTCGGAGCGGCGGGAGGACGTGTGGCTGCCCCTGATCTCGTACAGGAACAGCCTGTTGACGGGAGGCGACGAGGACCACATGTCGGTCACTTCGGGCTCCAGCAGTAAGACGGGCTCCGTCCGCAGCAAGAAGGGACGGCCGCCTCTCCATAAGAAACGCATCGAGGGTAGGGCTGGGCGATTGTGTCTCCTTATATTTCAAATGCTTGGACTATTGGGGATTTTGATTCATTTCCGATATGGCAGAGGAGAGCAGCGTGGAGGGCTCGTGGATGATGCGCAACGACACCTTGCAGACACCCGGCGCCCTGCAAACACCTCAGCTCACCTCCACCGTCCTCCGGGAAAACCGGCCGGCGGAACACATGCCCGACCCGGATTCGGAACCCGGCTCAGAGAACGACTTTGTACACAAGTGAGTGCGGTGCGCTGACCTACACgcttttagaatctgtgcaatatttcagaattctgtgcaatattttagaattctgtgcaaaaTTTTAGAATTAACATAGCCGGGATgtgtttttatacttttatactactatttatgttttttttaactgggaaaacacactttgaaaagcttggagtggcaccaccaatttcgttatacgcagctgtgtatgacgacaataaaggcttgatttttttatttattttttatttttttaactcattggctaccgttAACGGCGatggatgtctaatccattttgtcgagcaaaaatgagtttgacattgCTGGATTAGATTTATATATTGGTGTCATTGACATTGAAACATAAGCATTCAATGCCATTCATACCAATCAAGATGGATTTGATGGTCATCACTGTTAAAGTCAATAAATTAAAGGAATTTGTCTAACAAAACATTTGCTGCAGCCCTCAGATTCAAATGTCTTGGCTCGGCCAGCAGAAAATGGAAGAGGTGAATAGGAAGGACCGGACGGCCATGAACTACATCAAGTCACGCAGCAATCAGGGCGTCCGGCAGACAGTGTAGGTTGGATTGTAAAACAGCAAATACTTACCACAAGATCACTATATCACTGTCGTAAACTCTGGAATATTAACTGAGTGCGCTATGgaaggatcttttttttttaaacaaacaaaagttgTTGTCACACTGAACACAAACTCACCCACATTATCACCATCACCTGTCATGAATGCATTTCAGGCGCGGGCTGATGGAAGATGACGCTGAGCCCATCTTCGAAGACGTGATGATGTCGTCACGAGGCCAACTGGAGGACATGAACGAGGAATTTGAAGACACAATGGTCATCGACCTGGTCGGTGACAATCCCTTTCAATTTGTTCTTGTGGTCTTTGTTCGGCTAAAGAtggaattgtttttctttcttttttaattatccGTTTTTAACTTCTGCTAGCCGCCGTCGAGGAACAGACGTGAGAGAGCAGAACTGAGACCGGACTTTTTTGACTCGGCGGCCATGATTGAGGACGAATCGGTGAGTAATTCATATCTAGCACTGAGATTTATGCACTAACTAGTAAATTCATGACCCATTATAGGGCATCCATTTAggtacaatgattttttttacaaagttaaaatggattggagatcTCTTACTGTCATTGAGTTTAGCTATGTGAGGGCACAAGAGATTgatgaaacaaaacaatatgTATGAAATCAAATTCTCAGAGCAAAACACAGGCTAATCTTACTTGTTTGAATGTTTTGAtaattattttgtgtgtgtccttgcAGGGGTTCAGCATGCCCATGTTCTGATGACGACAAAGttatggaaaaaacaaaaattgcgGCTCCTAATCAGGAAGTAAACAGAGACAGTGCCAGATACCGGTGTTCTACGTAATGTGTCAATCACGGTCTTTTACTAAGAAGGGATTGTAGAAGTATTTCACTTCTGGACATCTGTTCCACCACTTCTTCCTTGTTCAGACAGTTTGAAAAAGCGTTCCTCTGGTGTTCCACCCTGTACAGCCCCACCCACGTACTTCCCTTCCCTTCACTTGTTGTCGCACTTTGGTCCATCCAGTTCAATTCTAAGAATGGACGTCAACTCTACATGTTCTATATATGTGCTCTTATCACTCTCCCCCCCTTTGCTGCCCTGTTCCCACCTCGGAGTTACTCTGCACACAAATAAGAGTTTTTTGTAAAGTCatgtcaaaaacaaaaatagacattttgaaTTCTGTAGCTTTAGTACGAAAAGTTTTAAAAtcaagtgtttgtttgtttgtacagCATTTTTCTTCTCGAATGTGTATTTTACTTGTTTGTTGCCAATTGGTGGCCTACATACAAAAACATTCTCTTCTGGATCTTATTACTTCCGTCTCACTTTCTCCCCCGTCACTGCTTCAGTAATTGCTGTTGCTCCTTTTTGCCCTACAGACAGTTATTGACTCGTGTCTGTGCATCACGTATGTTATTTGAATGTGTCTTCGGGTTTTGTGTAAATATCACAAACGGTGCGCGGAGCCCTAACGTGCTCTAAAAAGCctcgtgtttttttgttttttttgtcaaccttcgtttttaagaaaataaaatgcgtactcaatttattaaattgtgttcattttacacaaaaaataaaaaagatggttTTGATTTCCTGTCCAGAAAAATGTTTAACTGTTAGTCATGACTTTTACTTTTTGCTCTCTTTAAGTTATCCCTTAAGTCtaatcctttgttttttttaccagtaaATTTTGGAGAACGCTGTCATTAGACAATGATCCAaattatgtttttatatatctaatgTGGCTTAATCATTCCAAAATTGAAACCTTTTTTCCTGCAGTTAATAGTTTCTGTTGCACAAGAAATATGGCAAGGTAAGTAAGTTTCCTTTTCACAAATCaaagatttattatttttccactttaaaaaaaagcaccttTTGCTTCAGTCCATTTATTGTATTACAATTAAAAAAGGCACAATTTCTGCTTGACCTAAATCCATACATTTGGAGTGATGTTGAAGGTGGGAAAAAACTGAACAAAATATTGCTACAAATCAAATGCATCAGTTGATGAGGACATGCAAAATTGCACAAATGATATCTTGAGGTTGAAATGCTTATGTTTTATACACTCCAAGCTTCCACAGACAAGGTAAAAGGAACCGTGCCGAGTTTTACAGAGGAATGTTGGCGTGTTTCTTCCACGGGTTGACCTGCTTCTTACTGGCCAAAACTTCCAAGTCTCGGCAGATCCTCTTGCGCGTGATGGACGGCTCGATGATGTCGTCCACGAAACCTGACACAAAGGTAAGGGAGAGCTATAACAATTGGATTCAAAAATCCATCCATGGTCAAATGTCATTTGCATTTCATCATTTATTGGAATATTTTCATAATgataaagatattttttttaatccagtaaAATTCTTAGAGCGTTACCATGTATACATTTTAAGGTTCAAATGTAAataattcagtttttcatataAACCAACAAAATGTTCATTACACAtggtttgtttgtattttgggaTGCTAAATCCAAATCTGACCTTATCCCCTTCTGTAAactcaagtttttttaaattcttgaattaagatttttttttaattgcaatgtaaaaatattgcaaaacaatgttttaaacaaaattgagtTGCCACATAAaaaatagcctaaaaaacagaCCAACAATCGAGACAATGTGACCCCAAGTTTGTTGTTACCTCTAACTGCAGCAGGGAAAGGATTGGCAAACTTTTCCACATATTCTGCTTCAGCTTCTGCCTGGTTTACCTTCCCCCTGAAGATGATCTGAACAGCTCCCTACCACACAAAGTAcataatatttattaaaaaaatggattcctgGCTATGTAATTAAACATGAAATTTCAAGTGCCAATATGGCTCCGTACCTTGGCGCCCATGACAGCCACCTCAGCTGTGGGCCAAGCATAATTGACGTCTCCTCTCAGGTGTTTGGAGCTCATGACGTCATAAGCGCCACCGTAAGCCTACAGTGGCGCACGTGTGTGCCATAACGATCAGTATCACTTGATATAGCCAACGTAAAGGTGATGAAATTCCCCACCTTCCTGGTGATGACGGTGATCTTGGGCACGGTGGCCTCGGCAAATGCGAACAGCAGCTTGGCTCCGTGTCGGATGATGCCGCCGTACTCCTGGGACGTGCCCGGCAGGAAACCCGGCACGTCAACGAAGGTCACGATGGGAATGTTGAAGGCGTCGCAAAAGCGCACAAAGCGAGCACCCTTCACTGACGAGTTGATGTCCAGGCAGCCTTAGCGCCAAGATAAAAAAGCTATTTACTAAGCGATGCCATTTTCCCAAAGGGGAGGCGTGGCCATGGCGATGACTCACCGGAGGCCACTTTAGGCTGGTTACCCACCATGCCCACCGTGCGCCCGTTCATGCGGGCGAAACCAACCACAATGTTTTTGGCGTAGTCTGGCATGATCTCGAAGAATTCGCGCTCATCCGATATCTGGCAAATATCACAAAAGAGGTCACGTGATCTGCGATAATTATAGATATTGTCGACACTAATCATTCAGATATACTAAATGAAACCCTAAAATTAACTGATTTTATTCCCCATGATGTTTTTAGCACTTACAGCGTGGATGATGTCCAACATGTCATAGGCCTTCGTTGACTCAAATGGGACAATTGTGTCCAGCGCTGGGACAAGACGTTCACTGAATGAAGGAAAAATAAACTGACAATTTCAATCAGAGACAATTGCACCAGTGccccaatgcaaaaaaaaaaagtcagatatTTTAGTTTCCACTtagaaaaatgctttttgcaGATTCTTCCTATCCTATTTTCACTactgtttattttgtattgttttaattAGCAGGTCAGCTAAAACAGTGAACACTTTCCAAGCCATTTTGTCTACCTGGAGTCTTGACACTCCCTGATTGGCGCAGCGTCCTGATTACTGAGCGGCAAATAGTTGAAGAAGTCCCGCAGGTGCAGTAACGCTTCCACATCATTCTCAAACGCACGGTGCGCAACCCctagggaaaaataaataaataaccactCCAAATTTCCACAGAAATTGAGAAGAACAAACAAGATATGCCAAGTGAACTGACCTGATACGCTTGTGTGTGTCTTGGCTCCGCCCAGCTCCTCTTGAGTAACATCTTCATTGGTGACCGACTTAACCACATCAGGACCCGTGATGAAAAGGTACGATGTGTCCTgcatatgtgtgcgtgtgtgttaatTATAATTAACTAGTGTAGCCGAGCCCATATAAGATATTTTACCCACTTTACCTTGACCATGAAGGTGAAGTCCGTCAGGGCAGGCGAATAAACGGCGCCCCCCGCACACGGTCCCATAATGAGGGAGATTTGTGGGACAACCCCAGATGCCATTACATTCCTctggaatattaaaaaaatgggaagaaGCACTTCAATTAGTCAGTTTTTTTATCATGAGACATTAACTTATTTAATTTGGTGGTGTGTACTTTACCAGGAATATATCGGCGTATCCCGCCAGAGACTCGACGCCCTCTTGGATGCGAGCGCCTCCAGAGTCGTTGAGGCCGATGACGGGCGCTCCCACCATCATGGCCTGGTCCATGATCTGAAAAAGCACCAGCAAAACCAGTTGGACCTACGACACATCTGCTGGAAATCCGTGTCACTCACCTTGCAGATCTTCTGCGCATGAGCTCCAGATAGACTGCCACCAAAGACGGTGAAATcctgaacacaaaaaaaaaacgttcaaagtCAATTTGTGTTTTCCTAACGTAGCATAACTCTTTTCATAGCAATGCTTACTTGACTGAAGACATACACCAAGCGACCGTTGATTCTGCCGCTTCCCGTCACCACGCTGTCGCCGGGGAACTAAAGCCAGAAGATGGGCGTGACATCTCACccatggaggaggaggaaggtggGTTGGGATAATTACCTTGTTTTGAGCCTGCTCCATGCCAAAGTCGGAGCAACGGTGTTCCACGAACATGTCCGTTTCCACGAAGGACTCAGTGTCCAGGAGGAGCTGCACTCGTTCACGAGCAGTCAGTTTTCCCTGCACAGCcacacttattttattttttataacatCTTTAAAAGGTTAGAAAACTATGAGCATCTTCAGTTTTTGGGGTCGAAaaacttagatttttttgtcagaTAAGAAGTAGGAAAACTTTTATGATGGGAGTTTTTCTGTATTGATATTACCGAGAGGTACCTTGCAAACTATACCAAGATATTTGTAAGTGACAGCTTTAACCATTTAGAGGGCAAGctaataaaaaaagtttaaattaaCTCCATAAAAACCTCTAGTCTGAATTATAATTCTAGTAATTGTAAAGTATATAAacgaataaatacaataaaaataatgaatcaaATTGAAACAGAAAAACTGAAAGTTATCACCCCCAATAagacttttttaatttaatggcaTGTAACTTATAAATGGTATGGTCAAAATAGATGTCTAACTAATTTAAACTGGGGTACTGTGAATGTTCctttcagtgccaatgacgacactagacgtccaaacccTTTTTGACTGGGCGAGCTTCCAGCAAAAATCCATGCCATATCATCTCGTCAATAAAAGACTGGACGTCTGCTGCGGTCATTGGAAACCCCATGAAGGAATAAAGATACGTGGTGAAAAGTTTTAAAGTTTGTTCTCACGCGTTTGTGTTGAGCGTCGATCCTCTTCTGACCTCCTCCGGCCAGCGCTGCCTTGCGCTTCTGTTCAATGCGCTCTTTGACGGACAGATGGCCGACCGAGTAGTAGCGATTCGTCGGCAGTGTCGGTGCGCCATGTTTGATCGGTGCCAGAATCCTTAGCGACAGCTTCAAGGAGTCGAACAACCCGCGGCCTCCCCGAGCAACACTGTAGGCCGCCATCATGGATGCGCGTATTCTCCGGTGTAAGACAGGTCATCTAAACCAATAGCGTGCGTGGGAGGGTCCTTTTCGACCAATTGAATTGCAGAAGAAACCGGAAACTGACctaattgtattattttcccACTAGCTGATCATTATGTCTGCAATAATTTAGTTACTATTGCAATAAAGTAAGAAAAGTTATAAGTCCACGTGTTGAGAATGATTTAAATCGTAGATTCTTGTCGGTATTTAACTTTTGAAGCGTCGTGGCAGTGTTCAATAACATTCAAAAGGGGCGCTGTGACGGGAAAAAGCCACCCACTTCCGCCCTTGAAACCTGTCACCACGGTAACTGACAAAGTCTCGCGTGAGCTCCGTTTGTGTTTGAGCAAGCGAAGCTACATCCAGGGACTACGCTTGACGCGAGGAAGTGGAAATCATATGATTGGtgaaattttaaaaaggcaaaatcAGCGTCAGGTGTCTTTTCGTCGGCCGGCCCTTGCGATAGCTTGCATGAAAGAAACCATCGCCGCAGCTTCAGCAGACATCCAGAACCACCCTATCTACGAGGAAGCCCGGGGGGAATTTGAACAATTCCGATTGCTATTATTTTTTCGGGGAGGGGGAGGCTAATGTTAGCTTTGTTTACATGGAGCGCGCGCCTCGTAGCCGCTAGCTTGATGCTAACCGAGTCGATTTAACCACATACGTATTCTGATGGTATTTATATTAAGCGATCGCATTGGTACTGCCGGGAAGGAAATTAATGGCATCGCCTGGCTTCTTTCCGTGCGAGGCAATTAGCGACGACTACACCGCGAGCGAGCTAGTTGGCTAAACTAGCGCGCCAGCTTCCGTTAACACGAGCCCCTTGAAGATGGCTCGACTACCACAACTTTCATCCGGACGATCGATATAATAATGTGAGGGATGATGACGACGTACGAGTGAGCGTTTCCATAACGAGCGCCGGTTTTCTGTATTTGTATACATAACGCTGAGCGGGGATGCTAGTGctgttagcatgttagcttcCCCGCGATCGTGAGCACTTCTCATTCATATGCGGACGCTAAACCAGCCAGTTTGTGGCGTATGGTTTACCCCGAGATCGGACTGAAGAGTAAAACGTAACTAGCCCCAACGTGTTCTTTGGATATTCTCCCCTCCATGCAAACCCAAATCCTCCCCGGAGAGGCGGCAATGAACCCGGTGAACGCGGCCGCCCTGTACGTGTCCGCCAGCCGGGCCGTGCTGCAGTGTGACCCGCGGCAGCCGCACACCTTCTCGGACATGTACACGCTGATGCCTTTCTTCCGACAGTCGCTGGCCTGTCTGGTCTGTGGTGAGTACCGCTCCCATTCTTACatttactatatatttatactGTTATTTATGGACACGTATGCGACGGTGGCGGCGTTTGACACAATTCCTCGTCGCCCGGGCAACCGATGCTTGGCCCCTGTCAAATTAtaccccctcccccctccccttTATCAAAGCATGACTCGGCCCTTCGTTGTTATTTCTGTACTATTTAGTAAATGTTCATAGACACTTATGATCATTGCCGGTGTGTTaagtcgttggctgccattgacgatgatggaGGTCCGATCTATTTGTATTGAGAGAGGATGGCAGTCCCTTGCCTCTAGTTCATAACGATTAAATGTCAATCGCGGTCAAAAATGCTGGAAAAAGCTGATtatgtagatcaggggtggccaactccggtcctcgagagcccctatccagtctgttttccatatccccCTCCTCTACCATAcccgaatcaaatgatcaactcatcagcaagctgtccagaagcttcatactgatcccgattatttgatttaggtgtgttggtggagggatgAGTGGGATtggtctccttgtaccctgggATAGGCTTCCATTCTACCCAATCAAACACGGCTCATGTTTTAAGTGTCTTTTATTCATCTTGGAGGATCAATTGCAGAAACTGAGCTCAAAACAAGATTTTTGCCGTTCCCCAGGTGAGCTGGTCCGCGATCCTTGGTCGGCGCCGCACCCTGGCTGTCCGCACCACGTGTGTCTCGGGTGCCGGGGCCAGAAGGTGGGGCGGGCGGCGTGCCTCCGCTGCCGGGACGCGACGGGCTTCCAGGAGGACAAGCAGCTGAACCTGCTGGTGCGGCTCTACCGGAAGCTGTGCGTCTACGTGGCCCACTCGGGGCTGCTGCCGTGCGTCAGCGCCAACGCTGAGCTCATGGCGCTGCTGGAGGAGGCGCTGGTGGGACCTACGGAGGATGCGGAATCATCGGACCCCCTGGATTTCTGCACAAGTAGGGAAAATGTTTGCAGTTAACGTTGTCATTAACACTCAATCCAGGGTCAAATGGAATATATTCATAACAGCGTGGGCCATTTTTTATCACCACGAATTATACATGTagcatttaattaaaattttcatgACTATGCTAGACCCATCTATATTATACCCATACTATTTGTTCACTAAATTGAAATCCTTTTGGACTGGTCTAAACTAGCTATCGAAAGTCTTCCACAATTTGGTGACAGTTTTCCcaattcttttttccccctgaaagGTCAGATTAGAATGGCCTGTGttgaattatcattttttaaatttgcagaCGGCAAGCCAGTTGAGGACGGTGAATTGGTGGACGAAAGCTTGATGGACAGTGACCTGATAGATGGCGGCCTGGCGGAGGACGGCGACTTGGAGCCGGACGCCGAGTCCCCACCCGCTCCTGCCGAGGAGCTGCGCGAACCCGCTGACCTCTACCTGGAACCTGGGGAGTGCAACGGGGCGCTCCTAGAGAGCCTGGAGCCCTCCTCGCCAGAGCTGGAAGTCTGCGAACTGATGGAGGAGACGCCGCCCCCGCCGACGGGTCTCTCCGTTTCTGACACGGCTACGCTGGAGCTCAGTCTCACCACTGGACCCTTCACCACGGGCGCCTTCCCCACGGGGGCCTTCGCCCCCGCACCTGGCGGAAGGGAACTGGAGGAGGGCGAGGTGCTCCTCCTCAGCGTAGAAGAGGTCCTGCAGACTCTGGACCCTCTGCAGCCACCCGCCGACGCCACCCAGGACCGCCAAGCCCACATGTACTTGCAGCTGGACGCCGCCCACAATTACACGCAGCAACATACGGACAGGACGCACGCGAGTCCCGCGTTCCCCCCGCCCGTTCTCGCTCCCCCGCCCTCGTCGTCGCGTCACAAACGCAAGCGCTCGCGATCGGAGAGCGACCGCGAGCAAGTCAAACCGCTCCCCATCGCCTCCATCCTCCAGGGGCCGCCGTCGCCCCGCGCCCAGCACGCCGCGGCGCCCTCATTCGCTGCGCCGCCGCACGCTTACTCGTCGCTCTGCAACGGGGCGCCGTCTAAGCCCGCCcgccaccatcaccaccaccaccatcatcaccaccacccTCACCACAGCCACAGCAAGGGTGCCCGCAAGCACGGTGAGGTGGGCGCCAAAAAGAAAGCACGGTCGGGCAGCAAGAGTAAGGAACGCAGCAAAGAACAGCGGCTGCAGCTGTCAGGCTGCCTGgtgccgcctccgccgccgcggCCCCCCTACAAGAAACCCGTGGAAAAGAAAGGCTGCAAGTGTGGACGCGCCACGCAGAACCCCTCGGTGCTCACCTGTAGGGGGCAGCGCTGCCCGTGTTACTCCAACCGCAAGGTAAGAATAAGCcatattgaaaatatttctgtCATTTACTTATAATATAATTCTGAAATTCATGTTTTATAGGCTCAGAAAGACGTtcgtaataaattatatttcaaatttgGTTTTCACCGAAATCTTAATTCCATAATCTAATTTGCATGAAATTTTTTAAAAGtcgttaccgtattttctcgcatataagccgcatttgtaacaaaaaaagatgactgaatcaagggtacgacttatatgcATACAAGACTTACaacgttgctatactctttttcaccagtagatgttggcaaattaacatttactttttgttggttattttctgttttgcggtaagaaaacaaccattactggatgaattattaacttccttatgataatcatttgcttttgattcatacagtttctcagaaataccacatgcaatgaatttcccttcaaagtaacacatgactccctattaaaaccctgaatatggaggtgaaaattgtgaatcgggggcggcttatacgcaagaaattgtaaaattcaacgattttaaggcaattttaagggtgctcgTTGTTGACGTCAGCCAACAGGTTGATCATTTCCTATTTGTGTAGGCGTGCCTGGACTGCATCTGCCGCGGCTGCCAGAACTCTTACATGGCCAACGGCGAGAAGAAACTGGAAGCATTCGCCGTTCCCGAGAAGGCGCTGGAGCAGACGCGGCTCACGTTGGGCATCAACCTGACCAGCATCACCGCGGCGGCCGCGCTGCGCAGCCCCACGGGCAGCGGCCTCCGGGCCGGGACCCTGCTCAACGTGGCCACGGCGACCGGCGCGCCGGTGGCCACCGCCTTCCTGTCGGCCAGCAGCCCGCCCAGGGACCCCGCCTACGAGGACAGCCTGGAGCTGCTCATCGGCTGAAGCCTGAAAGGAGGTGGGCCAGACTCGTTGATttcgattttttattttttttcctcccggtGCTCATTGAATGTTATGGCCGCTCG from Stigmatopora argus isolate UIUO_Sarg chromosome 15, RoL_Sarg_1.0, whole genome shotgun sequence carries:
- the pccb gene encoding propionyl-CoA carboxylase beta chain, mitochondrial; its protein translation is MMAAYSVARGGRGLFDSLKLSLRILAPIKHGAPTLPTNRYYSVGHLSVKERIEQKRKAALAGGGQKRIDAQHKRGKLTARERVQLLLDTESFVETDMFVEHRCSDFGMEQAQNKFPGDSVVTGSGRINGRLVYVFSQDFTVFGGSLSGAHAQKICKIMDQAMMVGAPVIGLNDSGGARIQEGVESLAGYADIFLRNVMASGVVPQISLIMGPCAGGAVYSPALTDFTFMVKDTSYLFITGPDVVKSVTNEDVTQEELGGAKTHTSVSGVAHRAFENDVEALLHLRDFFNYLPLSNQDAAPIRECQDSSERLVPALDTIVPFESTKAYDMLDIIHAISDEREFFEIMPDYAKNIVVGFARMNGRTVGMVGNQPKVASGCLDINSSVKGARFVRFCDAFNIPIVTFVDVPGFLPGTSQEYGGIIRHGAKLLFAFAEATVPKITVITRKAYGGAYDVMSSKHLRGDVNYAWPTAEVAVMGAKGAVQIIFRGKVNQAEAEAEYVEKFANPFPAAVRGFVDDIIEPSITRKRICRDLEVLASKKQVNPWKKHANIPL
- the msl2a gene encoding E3 ubiquitin-protein ligase MSL2a, which gives rise to MQTQILPGEAAMNPVNAAALYVSASRAVLQCDPRQPHTFSDMYTLMPFFRQSLACLVCGELVRDPWSAPHPGCPHHVCLGCRGQKVGRAACLRCRDATGFQEDKQLNLLVRLYRKLCVYVAHSGLLPCVSANAELMALLEEALVGPTEDAESSDPLDFCTNGKPVEDGELVDESLMDSDLIDGGLAEDGDLEPDAESPPAPAEELREPADLYLEPGECNGALLESLEPSSPELEVCELMEETPPPPTGLSVSDTATLELSLTTGPFTTGAFPTGAFAPAPGGRELEEGEVLLLSVEEVLQTLDPLQPPADATQDRQAHMYLQLDAAHNYTQQHTDRTHASPAFPPPVLAPPPSSSRHKRKRSRSESDREQVKPLPIASILQGPPSPRAQHAAAPSFAAPPHAYSSLCNGAPSKPARHHHHHHHHHHHPHHSHSKGARKHGEVGAKKKARSGSKSKERSKEQRLQLSGCLVPPPPPRPPYKKPVEKKGCKCGRATQNPSVLTCRGQRCPCYSNRKACLDCICRGCQNSYMANGEKKLEAFAVPEKALEQTRLTLGINLTSITAAAALRSPTGSGLRAGTLLNVATATGAPVATAFLSASSPPRDPAYEDSLELLIG